Proteins encoded by one window of Candidatus Odinarchaeum yellowstonii:
- the dinB gene encoding DNA polymerase IV → MRIILHVDLDYFYAQIEERDNPAFKGRPVVVCVYSDRGGGSGAVASANYISRRYNVKAGMPVKTAEKLLKDFNPVFLPARLEYYENVSVEVMEVIKRYGDVFEQASVDEAYLDATRMLKGDFREAAGHAIRLQADVYLKTGLTCSVGVSYNKLLAKIAAGYRKPNGVTVVAPEEGESFLKTLKISKIPGIGVKTMSVLEQMGYRTVSELQTVPVEKLMDVFGRKTGLYIYNAVRGLDDEPVQPRRPALQHGRIKTLREDSRNPDYILSELESVIQELDRDLDSEGLSFKTLSVVYVTADFKTHSKSFSFEHRFNSVSKLRGEILKLIKSFLSENPYSIRRIGLRVSNLVRESGVRQLKLTSF, encoded by the coding sequence ATGCGTATTATTTTACACGTTGACTTAGATTACTTTTACGCGCAGATCGAGGAGAGGGATAACCCTGCTTTTAAAGGTAGGCCTGTGGTTGTGTGCGTTTACTCTGATAGGGGGGGTGGAAGCGGCGCTGTGGCTTCAGCTAACTATATTAGTAGACGCTACAATGTTAAAGCTGGCATGCCTGTTAAAACCGCGGAGAAGCTTTTAAAAGATTTTAACCCGGTTTTTCTCCCAGCGCGTTTAGAATACTATGAGAATGTGTCTGTTGAAGTCATGGAGGTTATTAAAAGATACGGGGATGTTTTCGAGCAGGCTAGCGTAGATGAAGCGTACTTGGATGCTACGCGCATGTTAAAGGGGGATTTCAGGGAGGCTGCCGGTCACGCTATTCGACTTCAAGCAGACGTGTACTTGAAAACCGGGCTCACATGCTCGGTGGGCGTCAGCTATAATAAGCTTTTAGCGAAGATAGCAGCAGGTTACAGGAAGCCGAACGGTGTGACGGTTGTTGCCCCGGAGGAGGGTGAAAGCTTTCTTAAAACTTTGAAGATTTCTAAGATTCCAGGTATAGGCGTGAAAACTATGAGTGTGCTTGAACAGATGGGTTATCGAACGGTTAGCGAATTGCAGACTGTTCCTGTTGAAAAATTAATGGATGTATTCGGCCGGAAAACTGGTTTATATATTTATAACGCGGTTAGAGGCTTAGACGATGAGCCTGTTCAGCCTCGCAGGCCTGCGCTTCAACACGGTCGTATTAAAACTCTTAGAGAGGATAGTCGAAACCCTGATTATATTTTAAGTGAGCTTGAATCTGTTATCCAAGAGTTAGACCGGGATTTAGATTCTGAGGGCTTAAGTTTTAAAACTTTAAGTGTGGTTTACGTCACCGCTGATTTTAAAACACACTCTAAGAGCTTTAGCTTCGAACACCGTTTTAACTCTGTTAGTAAGCTTAGAGGCGAGATCTTGAAGTTGATTAAAAGTTTTCTAAGCGAGAACCCTTATAGTATTAGAAGAATAGGTTTACGTGTATCTAATCTGGTGAGGGAGAGTGGTGTAAGACAGTTGAAGCTCACCTCGTTTTAG
- a CDS encoding M1 family metallopeptidase, with translation MKPLRYWIRLEPDLQAFKFKGFVSIDLKLGEPVSEVVLNVKDLAVKECTVIYRCEEDECEYNIIEEREELHVKLPRLIKGRAVLKISYEGVINDLMLGFYRSRFITASGEEKYIAVTQFEEQEARRAFPCFDHPSMKAVFNIELIVDEKLTAISNTEILEERRLNDGRKLVRFTPTPLLSTYLVFFAVGEFEALQDASSKPVIRVLTAPGKSVYAEYALKTAKEALKFMEKYTGLEYPTGKCDYISVQDFLFGAMENYGAITFRENLLLVYPKLTNRSGLVRITSIIAHETAHLWFGDIVTPLDWSDLWLNESFATYFSYAVMDHLHPDWESWDRFLLENTATALRRDSLKNTHPIQLPGNLPVNINTSTAPIIYNKGAAVLRMLIEYLGGDLFQKAVNVFIEKYAYKNASTTEYWSLFEQVSQIPVEEFAEKWFKQEGYPLIEASLESGDLQLKQSRFTYQLGEYEENWIIPVKLTVHRGENTRIIDYTLNKRTGKVNGIPGDAIVKLNSEGKGFYRVKYNIENLQGLGELAEKRILSAADRFNLENDFYAFTFRGDYSIGEYLYFLEKYYSRESSFLPAADITGNLLELNLISPHYKSKITGYAVKLCERILDEIGLQPGEDETPQRSELRSLTLWAATVSGSKKIREHCAQLLEKIIAGGEINSDLLPAALKAGVYADPSGLDYIRKRLDSNTTPETERVYLLNALGAVSDSQLLREALDYTLRKVAKNNIYIVLASAARNPVALNWLWSWFTDNIKLLEQLPLTHLGRVIATVTPFSGLKNISEVESFFNSYRSPGNLEEDTIKMALEELKVYAKTASRI, from the coding sequence TGCACTGTCATTTATAGATGTGAAGAAGATGAATGCGAGTATAATATTATAGAGGAAAGAGAGGAGTTACATGTTAAACTCCCCCGACTTATTAAGGGACGCGCGGTTTTAAAAATCAGTTATGAAGGAGTTATAAACGATTTAATGCTCGGGTTTTATAGAAGCCGGTTCATCACAGCTAGCGGCGAAGAAAAATATATCGCGGTAACCCAGTTCGAGGAACAGGAGGCTCGAAGAGCCTTCCCATGCTTCGACCATCCTTCGATGAAAGCCGTCTTCAACATTGAGTTAATCGTAGATGAAAAGTTGACGGCGATCTCAAACACTGAGATCTTAGAGGAGCGCAGGCTAAACGATGGAAGGAAACTGGTCCGCTTCACCCCCACACCCTTGCTGAGCACCTACCTTGTCTTCTTCGCGGTAGGGGAATTCGAGGCGCTTCAAGACGCTTCAAGTAAACCGGTTATAAGAGTTTTAACAGCGCCTGGTAAAAGCGTCTACGCAGAGTACGCGTTGAAGACAGCTAAAGAAGCTTTAAAATTCATGGAGAAATATACAGGTTTAGAGTATCCTACAGGTAAATGCGATTATATAAGCGTTCAAGATTTTCTATTCGGGGCGATGGAGAATTACGGAGCGATCACTTTTAGAGAGAATCTCCTATTAGTTTACCCGAAGCTGACTAACCGCAGCGGACTGGTTCGAATCACCTCTATTATCGCTCATGAAACAGCGCATCTATGGTTCGGGGACATAGTTACACCATTAGATTGGAGCGACCTCTGGTTAAACGAATCCTTCGCAACATACTTCTCATACGCGGTTATGGATCACCTGCACCCGGATTGGGAGAGCTGGGATCGCTTCCTCTTAGAGAACACAGCCACAGCTCTTAGAAGAGACTCCTTAAAAAACACTCACCCTATTCAACTACCAGGAAACCTGCCCGTGAACATTAACACTTCAACCGCGCCTATAATATATAATAAAGGAGCGGCTGTGCTGCGCATGTTAATCGAATACCTTGGGGGAGACCTCTTTCAAAAAGCGGTTAACGTTTTCATCGAGAAATACGCTTACAAAAACGCTTCAACAACTGAATATTGGAGTCTATTCGAGCAAGTCTCCCAGATACCAGTCGAAGAATTCGCGGAAAAATGGTTTAAACAAGAAGGATACCCGTTAATTGAAGCCAGCTTAGAGAGCGGAGACCTACAGTTGAAACAAAGCCGCTTCACATATCAGCTTGGAGAATACGAGGAAAACTGGATTATACCAGTGAAGTTAACCGTTCACAGAGGAGAAAACACTAGAATAATCGATTATACTTTGAATAAGAGAACGGGAAAAGTGAACGGTATACCAGGAGACGCGATAGTTAAATTGAATAGTGAGGGAAAAGGATTCTACAGAGTTAAATATAATATAGAGAACTTACAGGGTTTAGGTGAATTAGCGGAGAAGCGTATTCTATCAGCCGCGGATCGCTTCAACTTAGAGAACGACTTCTACGCGTTCACGTTTAGAGGAGACTACTCAATCGGAGAATACCTGTATTTTCTAGAAAAATATTATAGCCGGGAGAGTAGTTTTCTACCAGCCGCTGATATCACCGGAAACCTCTTAGAGTTAAATCTCATCTCACCTCACTACAAGTCGAAGATAACAGGATACGCGGTAAAACTATGCGAGAGAATCCTAGATGAGATAGGCTTACAGCCAGGTGAAGATGAAACCCCGCAGAGATCCGAACTCCGCAGCCTCACGCTATGGGCTGCCACAGTCTCAGGCTCTAAAAAGATTAGAGAGCATTGCGCTCAACTACTTGAAAAAATAATAGCCGGCGGTGAAATAAACTCGGATCTGCTCCCCGCAGCTTTAAAAGCAGGCGTCTACGCTGATCCCTCCGGATTAGATTACATTAGAAAAAGATTAGACTCTAATACTACACCTGAAACTGAGAGAGTGTACTTGTTGAACGCTCTAGGAGCGGTCTCAGACAGCCAGCTGTTAAGAGAAGCATTAGATTACACGCTGAGAAAAGTAGCGAAAAACAATATCTACATAGTCTTAGCTTCAGCGGCTCGTAACCCCGTTGCTTTAAACTGGCTTTGGAGCTGGTTCACAGATAATATTAAACTATTAGAGCAGCTGCCTTTAACTCACCTAGGCAGAGTAATAGCCACCGTCACCCCTTTCAGCGGTTTAAAAAACATAAGTGAAGTAGAATCCTTCTTCAACAGCTACCGTTCACCCGGAAACCTAGAAGAGGACACTATTAAAATGGCTTTAGAAGAGTTAAAAGTATATGCGAAAACAGCCAGCCGAATCTAA